A genomic window from Pseudocitrobacter corydidari includes:
- the manY gene encoding PTS mannose transporter subunit IIC: MEITTLQIVLIFIVACIAGMESILDEFQCHRPLVACTLVGIVLGDMKTGIIIGGTLEMIALGWMNIGAAVAPDAALASIISTILVIAGHQSIGAGIALAIPLAAAGQVLTIIVRTITVAFQHAADKAAENGNLTALSWIHVSSLFLQAMRIAIPAVIVAVSVGTSEVQNMLNAIPEVVTSGLNIAGGMIVVVGYAMVINMMRAGYLMPFFYLGFVTAAFTNFNLVALGVIGAVMAILYIQLSPKYNRVAGAAAPAAGANDLDNELD; this comes from the coding sequence ATGGAGATTACCACTCTTCAAATTGTGCTGATATTCATCGTTGCCTGTATCGCAGGTATGGAGTCGATCCTTGATGAGTTTCAGTGCCACCGACCGCTCGTTGCCTGTACTCTGGTCGGTATCGTTCTCGGCGACATGAAAACCGGTATCATCATCGGTGGTACGCTGGAAATGATCGCCCTCGGCTGGATGAACATCGGTGCGGCGGTTGCGCCTGACGCCGCGCTGGCATCCATTATCTCTACCATTCTGGTTATTGCAGGTCATCAGAGCATCGGCGCCGGTATCGCGCTGGCAATTCCTCTGGCAGCCGCAGGCCAGGTTCTGACCATCATCGTACGTACCATTACCGTGGCATTCCAGCACGCAGCGGATAAGGCGGCCGAAAACGGCAACCTGACGGCGCTCTCCTGGATCCACGTCTCCTCCCTGTTCCTGCAGGCGATGCGTATCGCTATCCCGGCAGTGATCGTGGCGGTGTCCGTGGGTACCAGCGAAGTGCAGAACATGCTGAACGCGATCCCGGAAGTGGTCACCAGCGGCCTGAACATCGCCGGTGGTATGATCGTTGTCGTCGGTTACGCCATGGTTATTAACATGATGCGTGCAGGCTACCTGATGCCGTTCTTCTACCTGGGCTTCGTCACCGCTGCCTTCACCAACTTCAACCTGGTTGCGCTGGGTGTGATTGGTGCGGTAATGGCGATTCTGTACATTCAGCTGAGCCCGAAATATAACCGCGTTGCGGGTGCTGCGGCTCCGGCTGCTGGCGCGAATGATCTTGATAACGAACTGGACTAA
- the manX gene encoding PTS mannose transporter subunit IIAB → MTIAIVIGTHGWAAEQLLKTAEMLLGEQENVGWIDFVPGENAETLIEKYNAQLAKLDTSKGVLFLVDTWGGSPFNAASRIVVDKEQYEVIAGVNIPMLVETLMARDDNPSFDELVAIAVETGREGVKALKAKPVEKAAPAPVAAKPAAPVKPMGENDYMVIGLARIDDRLIHGQVATRWTKETNVRRIIVVSDEVAADTVRKTLLTQVAPPGVTAHVVDIAKMLRVYNNPKYAGERVMLLFTNPTDVERLAEGGVKFTSINIGGMAFRQGKTQVNNAVSVDEKDIEAFKKLNDRGIELEVRKVSNDPKLKMMDLINKIGK, encoded by the coding sequence GTGACGATTGCTATTGTAATAGGCACACATGGTTGGGCAGCAGAACAACTGCTGAAGACAGCAGAGATGCTGTTGGGCGAGCAGGAAAATGTGGGTTGGATCGATTTCGTGCCTGGCGAGAATGCCGAGACGCTGATCGAAAAATACAACGCGCAGCTGGCAAAGCTTGATACCAGCAAAGGCGTGTTGTTCCTCGTTGATACCTGGGGCGGAAGCCCGTTCAACGCGGCCAGCCGTATTGTTGTCGATAAAGAACAGTATGAAGTCATCGCGGGCGTCAACATCCCGATGTTAGTGGAAACGCTGATGGCGCGTGATGATAACCCATCGTTTGATGAGCTGGTGGCGATTGCCGTTGAAACCGGTCGTGAAGGAGTGAAAGCGCTCAAAGCGAAGCCGGTTGAAAAAGCCGCACCTGCCCCGGTCGCAGCGAAACCTGCGGCTCCGGTTAAACCGATGGGTGAAAATGACTACATGGTCATTGGCCTGGCGCGTATCGATGACCGTTTAATCCACGGTCAGGTAGCAACCCGCTGGACCAAAGAAACCAACGTCCGCCGCATCATCGTCGTCAGCGATGAAGTTGCCGCAGATACCGTACGTAAAACCCTGCTGACGCAGGTTGCTCCTCCGGGCGTAACCGCGCATGTGGTTGATATTGCCAAGATGCTTCGCGTCTACAACAACCCGAAATACGCGGGTGAACGAGTGATGCTGCTGTTCACGAACCCAACGGATGTCGAACGCCTTGCTGAAGGTGGTGTGAAATTCACCTCCATCAACATCGGTGGTATGGCCTTCCGCCAGGGTAAAACTCAGGTGAATAACGCCGTTTCGGTCGATGAAAAAGATATCGAAGCGTTCAAGAAACTGAACGACCGTGGTATCGAACTGGAAGTCCGTAAGGTCTCCAACGATCCGAAACTGAAAATGATGGATCTGATCAACAAGATTGGTAAATAA